The stretch of DNA CAGGGTGGGTCTACCGAGTCCCACTCGAACCAATTGCAAGGCGCGATATGGGCGCTCCCACAACCTCGAaaccccgccgccctggttTTTTTTGATCTTCTCAAATCTTGCCGCACCCATTCAAGCccagcgccgtgccgcacCGCTGTCACAATGGGACTTCTCGCAGAGTCCAAAAGGTATACACTCACCCACACAAGAGTTTGTTACTTCCCATGCTAATGCGTCATGGTATAGTCGGGGCAAGATCAACAAGGACCCCAACAACACAAAATGGACCCGCGACACGACAACTTTCGGCCAGAAGATGCTACGAGCGCACGGCTGGCAGCCCGGCGAGTTTCTGGGAGCCAAGGACGCAGCGCACTCTACCCTGCACACCGCAGCAAACGCCTCGTACATCCGCGTTTCGGTCAAGGACGACGTTAAAGGCTTGGGATggaacaaggccaaggaagACGAGGTGACGGGGCTGGACGTCTTCTCAGACTTGCTGAGCCGCCTGAATGGCAAGTCAGAAGAGTctctcgagggcgagaggcAGGCGCGCTTGGTCATGAAGATGAACCAGTACGTCGAGCAAAAGTATGGACCGATGCGATTCGTCCAAGGCGGGTTCCTGATTGGCGATTCCATGAAGGAGTTGATGGAGAATGAtacggccgccgaggagaccCCGAATTCGAcgaagaaggaaaagaagagcAAGAAGCGGAAGGCCTctgacgtcgaggacgccgacgaggacaatgAGAGCGAGaccaagaaggagaagcgGCGCCGAAAGGAAGAGAAGCGGGCGAAGAAAGCCGCAGCCGAGTCGACAaccgacaacggcgacgacagcgctCGAGCGGAcgagaagaaaaagaagaagtcCAAAAAGGCGGATATTCCCAACGAAACGGACGAGGCCAAGATAGACAAGCGCAAGTCCAACTCCAAGGACAAGAAGTCGTCAACAGAGgagagcgaggccgacgagcccaaGAAGTCAAGGAAGAGTAAGAAGGACaagagggagaagaaggagaaaaagAAGCGGAAGAAGGCTGAGACCGACGAATCTTCCGAGGGGAGTGCAGACGACTCGGCTGTGCCGACAGGTGTTTCAACGCCCTCGGGAAGCGGCACAGGCACGTCCACGCCGAGAGGAACCCGCAACTTTGTCCGGTCTAGATTTATCGCAGCCAAGAGGCAGGCGATGTTGGATACTAAGGCTCTGAACCAGGTACGTTGCCCTGAAAGACTACTGCCAGTTACCGCAAATTCATTCGCTAACAACGTCACAGATCTTCATGGTCAAGACATAGACGCATGGGAACAGCGCTTACACATATAGAATCTCGGGCATTGATTTAGCGAATTCAGGGAAAGGCGTTGCGCTGGCTAGCGTGGTTGTTGTCTTGTCCGACTGGCGAGCTGCCATGGCCTTCGTGGGTATTCAAGCGGACAGTAGATCTCTCAAGATAGAGTAATTAAAGTCGAATAACTGTCAAGCATCACCATTCTTGCCATCGAACGGCTGTGTCGCCGAACTATCGTCGTCCTATGCGCGCTCCATCCCAGGGACAGTAGCGCTGGTCTTCCAGGGCTACAATCATCGGCCCAGCCCATGGCCACGTCGCAGTCACACCGCCTTTCGTGAGCTAAGGCAACCATCGGATGTAATAACAGGGCCTAGAGGGGCGCCTGAACAGGCAGATGAGGCGTCACGTGCTCCCGCCAGCTGCCTCGCAGGCCTGGCCGGGGTCACCAGCTGTTCAGGCCCTCCTTCCCAACATATAAAGCTGCTCCCCCCAACTTTCTCTGCTCTTCCCTTTTCTTCTCCCCTTCATCATTCTCCCGCACATTTTCGTATGCAGCCCGTCCCCCTGCAAAACATCACCCTGCCACAACACACTTGCCTTGCGGCACATGTCACCCACTCGTGCTATATATGATGATGGGCTGACCATCATCAAGCCTTCCGCTCAATAATTCACATTCTTCTTGGCCCTCGTCCTTTAACATCCGCCAACAATGTTTGGCGATGTAGTGTGGCTCCCTACTACGAAACACCGCCTCGAGATGCTCCTCAATGACGCACAGCTCCGTCCAGCAACATGTCACGCAAGGCACTCCTACACCCTCGGCGCTTAACAGCATTACAATGGCTCTTTCCCCACGCCCTGCAATCCTCCAAACTTCTCGAGGCGCGCTATCCGTGAGTGGTCCCCTGCTGCCCACCGTGGGCTTTCCTCGCTCACCGATACCACTTGCAGAGAAGACACGCGACAAATGACTTGTCCAACCACTGAGGCACCACGACCAAAAAAGAAAACCTTCGATCGGCACTGCGTGTGACCAACAGCTCAATCTGCCTCTGCCGTCTCGTCCTGGGCAGGACGTTAAAAGGCCCATTTGCAGCCGGCAATCACCAAAGGTTTGCTTCGGTGGGCTGTTCTCGGTGTTGGTAAGATATGG from Purpureocillium takamizusanense chromosome 6, complete sequence encodes:
- the PXR1 gene encoding 2-acylglycerol O-acyltransferase (EggNog:ENOG503P256~COG:A~COG:D), which codes for MGLLAESKSRGKINKDPNNTKWTRDTTTFGQKMLRAHGWQPGEFLGAKDAAHSTLHTAANASYIRVSVKDDVKGLGWNKAKEDEVTGLDVFSDLLSRLNGKSEESLEGERQARLVMKMNQYVEQKYGPMRFVQGGFLIGDSMKELMENDTAAEETPNSTKKEKKSKKRKASDVEDADEDNESETKKEKRRRKEEKRAKKAAAESTTDNGDDSARADEKKKKKSKKADIPNETDEAKIDKRKSNSKDKKSSTEESEADEPKKSRKSKKDKREKKEKKKRKKAETDESSEGSADDSAVPTGVSTPSGSGTGTSTPRGTRNFVRSRFIAAKRQAMLDTKALNQIFMVKT